A region from the Thauera humireducens genome encodes:
- the rpmJ gene encoding 50S ribosomal protein L36 gives MRVQASVKRLCRNCKIIRRKGVVRVICTDPRHKQRQG, from the coding sequence ATGCGAGTCCAGGCTTCAGTCAAGCGGCTTTGCCGCAATTGCAAGATCATCCGCCGCAAAGGTGTCGTTCGCGTCATCTGCACCGATCCGCGGCATAAGCAGCGCCAGGGTTGA
- the infA gene encoding translation initiation factor IF-1, translating to MAKEDVIEMQGEVTENLPNATFRVRLENGHMVLGHISGKMRMHYIRILPGDKVTVQLTPYDLTKGRIVFRTK from the coding sequence ATGGCCAAGGAAGATGTCATCGAGATGCAGGGCGAGGTCACGGAAAACCTCCCCAACGCAACGTTCCGCGTAAGGCTCGAGAACGGACACATGGTCCTCGGCCACATCTCCGGCAAGATGCGCATGCATTACATCCGCATCCTCCCTGGAGACAAGGTTACGGTGCAGTTGACCCCTTACGACCTGACCAAGGGCCGGATCGTGTTCCGGACCAAGTGA
- the secY gene encoding preprotein translocase subunit SecY gives MATPSATLGNPGRFGDLKRRLLFLLGALIVYRLGAHIPVPGIDPERLAELFQSQAGGILGVFNLFSGGALSRFTIFALGIMPYISASIIMQLMTVAVPTLEALKKEGEAGRRKITQYTRYGTLVLAFAQSLGIAIALEGQPGLVLEPGLMFRFVTVATLVTGTMFLMWLGEQITERGIGNGISIIIFAGIAAGLPSAIGGLFELVRTGSMHPFTALFICVLVALVTGFVVFVERGQRKILVNYAKRQVGNKVYGGQSSHLPLKLNMSGVIPPIFASSIILFPATLGQWFGSSEGMYWLRDIASTLSPGQPIYVMLYALAIVFFCFFYTALVFNARETADNLKKSGAFVPGIRPGDQTARYIDKILMRLTLAGAVYITLVCLLPEFLILKWNVPFYFGGTSLLIIVVVTMDFMAQVQAFVMSHQYESLLKKANFKGAGLPTR, from the coding sequence TGCCACGCTGGGCAATCCGGGGCGGTTCGGCGACCTCAAGCGTCGCCTTCTGTTCCTGCTGGGCGCGCTCATCGTCTATCGTTTGGGTGCGCACATCCCCGTCCCGGGTATCGATCCCGAGCGGCTGGCTGAGCTGTTCCAGTCGCAGGCGGGCGGCATTCTCGGCGTCTTCAACCTGTTCTCGGGTGGCGCGCTGTCGCGCTTCACGATCTTCGCCCTGGGCATCATGCCCTACATCTCGGCCTCCATCATCATGCAACTGATGACGGTGGCGGTGCCTACGCTGGAGGCGCTCAAGAAGGAGGGTGAGGCGGGGCGTCGGAAGATCACCCAGTACACGCGCTACGGTACGCTCGTGCTGGCCTTCGCGCAGTCGCTGGGTATCGCGATCGCGCTTGAAGGGCAGCCTGGCCTCGTGCTGGAACCGGGACTCATGTTCCGTTTCGTCACCGTCGCCACGCTCGTCACGGGGACGATGTTCCTGATGTGGCTGGGCGAGCAGATTACGGAACGTGGCATCGGCAACGGTATCTCGATCATCATCTTCGCAGGCATCGCAGCAGGCTTGCCGAGTGCGATCGGTGGTCTGTTCGAACTGGTTCGGACTGGGTCGATGCATCCTTTCACCGCGCTGTTCATCTGCGTGCTGGTGGCGCTGGTGACGGGCTTCGTGGTGTTCGTGGAGCGGGGGCAGCGGAAGATCCTGGTGAATTACGCCAAGCGGCAGGTCGGCAACAAGGTTTACGGTGGTCAGAGTTCCCACCTGCCTCTGAAGCTGAACATGTCCGGCGTGATTCCGCCGATCTTCGCGTCGAGCATCATCCTGTTCCCGGCGACGCTGGGGCAGTGGTTCGGCTCTTCCGAGGGGATGTACTGGCTGCGGGACATCGCATCCACGTTGTCTCCGGGGCAACCGATCTACGTGATGCTGTACGCGCTGGCGATCGTGTTCTTCTGCTTCTTTTACACGGCGCTGGTGTTCAACGCTCGCGAGACGGCCGACAATCTGAAGAAGAGTGGGGCGTTCGTTCCGGGGATCCGCCCGGGCGATCAGACCGCTCGCTACATTGACAAGATTCTCATGCGGCTGACGCTGGCCGGCGCGGTGTACATCACCCTGGTCTGCCTGCTGCCCGAGTTCCTGATCCTGAAGTGGAACGTGCCGTTCTACTTCGGTGGCACCTCCCTGCTGATCATCGTGGTCGTCACGATGGACTTTATGGCACAGGTTCAGGCGTTCGTGATGTCGCACCAGTACGAGAGTCTGCTGAAGAAGGCGAACTTCAAGGGGGCCGGTCTCCCGACCCGGTAA
- the rpsM gene encoding 30S ribosomal protein S13 has product MARIAGVNIPNHKHAEIALTAIFGIGRTRAQKICDAAGIVRSTKIKDLTESDMEKLRDEVGRFVVEGDLRREVTMNIKRLMDLGCYRGVRHRRGLPLRGQRTRTNARTRKGPRKAIAGKK; this is encoded by the coding sequence ATGGCCCGTATTGCTGGGGTAAACATTCCCAATCACAAGCACGCCGAGATCGCGTTGACCGCAATCTTTGGGATCGGCCGTACGCGTGCTCAGAAGATTTGCGACGCCGCAGGCATCGTTCGCTCGACGAAGATCAAGGATCTGACCGAGTCGGACATGGAAAAGCTGCGTGACGAAGTCGGTCGTTTCGTTGTTGAGGGCGATCTGCGTCGTGAAGTGACGATGAACATCAAGCGACTGATGGACCTGGGCTGCTATCGCGGCGTGCGTCATCGTCGCGGCCTGCCGCTGCGGGGTCAGCGCACTCGTACGAATGCGCGTACCCGCAAAGGTCCCCGCAAGGCGATCGCCGGCAAGAAGTAA
- the rpsK gene encoding 30S ribosomal protein S11, which translates to MAKTGTKVRKKVKKNVAEGIAHVHASFNNTIITITDRQGNALSWATSGGAGFKGSRKSTPFAAQVAAEAAGKVAQECGIKNLEVRIKGPGPGRESSVRALNALGIKISSITDITPIPHNGCRPPKKRRI; encoded by the coding sequence ATGGCTAAGACTGGAACGAAGGTTCGTAAGAAGGTCAAGAAGAACGTGGCTGAGGGTATCGCCCACGTTCACGCGAGCTTCAATAATACGATCATCACCATCACCGACCGTCAGGGCAATGCTCTCTCGTGGGCAACGTCCGGCGGCGCTGGCTTCAAGGGCTCGCGCAAGAGCACGCCGTTCGCTGCGCAGGTAGCGGCCGAAGCGGCTGGCAAGGTCGCGCAGGAATGCGGCATCAAGAACCTGGAAGTGCGTATCAAGGGCCCCGGTCCGGGTCGCGAGTCTTCCGTTCGCGCGCTGAACGCGCTGGGGATCAAGATTTCCAGCATCACGGACATCACCCCCATCCCGCATAACGGCTGCCGTCCGCCGAAAAAGCGCCGTATCTGA
- the rpsD gene encoding 30S ribosomal protein S4, whose protein sequence is MARNLDPKCRQCRREGEKLFLKGEKCFTDKCAIERRAYAPGQHGQRSGQRLSGYGVQLREKQKIRRLYGVLERQFRKVYAEADRRRGQTGENLLQLLEGRLDSVAYRMGFGASRAEARQVVRHNGVLVNGKRVNIPSYVVRPGDVVELTERARGHLRVKAALEAAASRGFPEWLDVDTKAGKGVFKAYPVRSELPPTINEGLVVELYSR, encoded by the coding sequence GTGGCTCGTAATCTCGATCCCAAGTGCCGTCAGTGCCGTCGCGAAGGCGAAAAGCTGTTTCTGAAGGGCGAAAAGTGTTTCACCGACAAGTGCGCCATCGAGCGCCGTGCCTACGCGCCTGGCCAACACGGCCAGCGCTCGGGTCAGCGTCTGTCGGGTTATGGCGTGCAGCTGCGTGAAAAGCAGAAGATCCGTCGTCTTTATGGCGTGCTCGAGCGCCAGTTCCGCAAGGTCTACGCCGAGGCGGACCGTCGTCGCGGTCAGACCGGTGAGAACCTGCTGCAACTGCTCGAGGGTCGTCTGGACTCTGTTGCGTATCGCATGGGTTTCGGCGCTTCGCGTGCCGAGGCGCGTCAGGTCGTGCGTCACAATGGCGTGCTGGTGAATGGCAAGCGCGTGAACATCCCGTCGTACGTCGTGCGTCCGGGTGATGTTGTCGAGCTGACCGAACGTGCGCGTGGTCACCTGCGGGTCAAGGCTGCGCTGGAAGCGGCTGCTTCGCGTGGCTTCCCCGAGTGGCTGGATGTCGACACGAAGGCCGGTAAGGGCGTTTTCAAGGCCTACCCGGTTCGTTCC